One genomic segment of Aythya fuligula isolate bAytFul2 chromosome 5, bAytFul2.pri, whole genome shotgun sequence includes these proteins:
- the GPR68 gene encoding ovarian cancer G-protein coupled receptor 1, whose translation MVNSTDNATEQCIIDHNIHQTLSPVVYIFVFIIGLPANCLSLYYGYLQIKAKNELGIYLCNLTVADLFYIFSLPFWIQYVLQHDNWTYDELLCKICGILLYENIYISVGFLCCISIDRYLAVVHPFRFHQFRTMKAAMIVSAVIWTKEIMTCCFVFTHGEISMDAESHVVCFEHYPIKDWEHNINYYRFSAGFLFPFFLLAFSYCGILRVVHKSHGTQKNKKIQIKRLVSSTVFIFLVCFGPYHILLVIRSVFENNCSFADKIFNIYHASLLLTTFNCVADPVLYCFSSESTYHNFAKIRDSCLTCLGCLKTEMKESYQLSAPETPNRPQHEQQPGLLQKSRDATETMEDSSINMGYL comes from the coding sequence ATGGTGAATTCCACAGACAATGCAACCGAACAGTGTATTATTGACCATAATATCCACCAGACATTATCCCCTGTGGTATACATATTTGTATTCATAATAGGCTTGCCAGCCAACTGCCTGTCACTGTACTACGGGTACTTACAGATCAAGGCTAAAAATGAATTGGGTATCTACCTTTGCAATTTGACTGTAGCAGACctcttttacatattttctttgcctttctggATCCAGTACGTTTTACAGCATGACAACTGGACCTATGATGAACTGCTGTGCAAAATCTGTGGCATCCTCTTGTATGAGAATATCTATATCAGCGTGGGCTTCCTCTGCTGCATTTCCATCGACCGCTACCTAGCAGTAGTGCACCCTTTCCGGTTTCACCAGTTTCGGACAATGAAGGCAGCTATGATTGTGAGCGCTGTTATCTGGACCAAAGAAATAATGACCTGCTGTTTTGTCTTTACACACGGGGAGATCAGTATGGATGCTGAGAGCCATGTGGTATGCTTTGAGCATTACCCCATCAAAGATTGGGAGCACAACATCAATTACTATCGCTTCTCTGCTggcttccttttccccttctttctgctGGCCTTCTCTTACTGTGGGATTTTAAGAGTTGTCCATAAGAGTCATGGCACtcaaaagaataagaaaatccAAATTAAACGCCTGGTTTCAAGcactgtcttcatttttttagtGTGCTTTGGACCGTATCATATCCTACTTGTAATTCGCAGCGTGTTTGAGAACAATTGCTCATTTgctgacaaaatatttaacatttaccATGCCTCTCTCCTGTTGACTACTTTTAACTGTGTTGCTGACCCAGTATTGTACTGTTTTTCCAGTGAAAGCACTTACCATAACTTTGCCAAGATACGAGACTCTTGTTTAACATGTTTAGGATGTCTAAAGACCGAGATGAAAGAATCCTATCAGCTGAGTGCTCCAGAAACTCCCAACAGGCCACAACATGAGCAACAGCCAGGGTTATTACAAAAATCACGTGATGCTACTGAAACAATGGAAGACTCTTCAATTAACATGGGCTATTTATAG